Proteins co-encoded in one Oceanidesulfovibrio indonesiensis genomic window:
- a CDS encoding 4Fe-4S dicluster domain-containing protein yields MEVINITHSYDPAFVAEVEAESEQNVRLCYQCGNCTAGCPYNFAYDIPVSQIMRLSQTGQKDKVLGCKSIWICATCESCTTRCPNGIDVARIMDVLRHMARRYNYNTVPNVRSFVDAFLDSVEKHGRVFEMGLMANYMTKTRRFWTDADLGRKILPKGKISFKPHRIQGRDEVAKIFERYKEQQR; encoded by the coding sequence ATGGAAGTCATCAACATCACGCACTCCTACGACCCGGCATTCGTCGCCGAGGTGGAAGCCGAAAGCGAACAGAACGTGCGGCTCTGCTACCAATGCGGCAACTGCACCGCCGGTTGCCCGTACAACTTCGCTTACGACATCCCGGTCAGCCAGATCATGCGGCTCTCGCAAACCGGTCAGAAGGACAAAGTCCTGGGCTGCAAGTCGATCTGGATATGCGCCACGTGCGAATCCTGCACCACCCGTTGCCCCAACGGCATCGACGTGGCCCGGATCATGGACGTGCTGCGCCACATGGCCCGCCGCTACAATTACAACACCGTGCCGAACGTCCGGTCCTTCGTGGATGCGTTCCTCGATTCCGTGGAAAAGCACGGCCGCGTGTTTGAGATGGGCCTCATGGCCAACTACATGACCAAGACCCGCCGGTTCTGGACCGACGCCGACCTCGGCCGCAAGATTCTTCCCAAAGGCAAGATATCCTTCAAACCGCACCGCATTCAGGGCCGCGACGAAGTGGCCAAGATATTTGAGCGCTACAAGGAGCAGCAACGATGA
- a CDS encoding 4Fe-4S dicluster domain-containing protein has translation MTSKYIPADRLTAWLDELAASNRVLVPVRDNAAVAFQPYTGGDQELVLDTQATTPPKGSVFPASEPLMTFEYRKDEENPGKVDVAVQPTMEAAPTVVFGCRPCDARGFTIFDRVYNTDGMRDHYYAARRKNTSFVSLVCKETASSCFCHWVGEGPADTRGSDVLATPVGQGYVLEPITEQGKALVESKTLDNATQEQLDATAQVKQDARDSLGDAVDVSEAQEALLRLFDDMEFWQDVSAKCISCGACTYLCPTCYCFNITDESCGNQGFRIRSWDNCMSYLFTLEGSGHNPRPTKAHRLKNRVGHKFSYYPGLHEGLIACCGCGRCIKSCPVSVDIREIVLRAMETATAETKAS, from the coding sequence ATGACTTCCAAGTACATTCCCGCAGACAGACTCACCGCCTGGCTGGACGAGCTCGCCGCGAGCAACCGCGTGCTCGTGCCCGTGCGCGACAACGCGGCCGTGGCTTTCCAGCCGTACACGGGTGGCGATCAGGAATTAGTCCTGGATACGCAGGCCACCACCCCGCCCAAGGGTTCCGTGTTCCCGGCCAGCGAGCCGCTGATGACCTTCGAGTACCGCAAGGACGAAGAAAACCCCGGGAAAGTGGACGTGGCGGTGCAGCCCACAATGGAGGCCGCACCCACAGTGGTCTTCGGCTGCCGGCCCTGCGACGCCCGCGGCTTCACAATCTTCGATCGCGTCTACAACACGGACGGCATGCGTGACCACTACTACGCCGCCCGCCGCAAAAACACGTCCTTCGTCTCCCTGGTCTGCAAGGAGACCGCCTCGTCCTGCTTCTGCCACTGGGTGGGCGAAGGCCCAGCCGACACGCGTGGCAGCGACGTGCTTGCCACACCCGTCGGCCAGGGCTACGTGCTGGAGCCGATCACGGAACAGGGCAAGGCCCTGGTCGAGTCCAAAACATTGGACAATGCCACTCAGGAGCAACTGGACGCAACGGCGCAGGTGAAGCAGGACGCGCGCGATTCCCTCGGTGACGCCGTGGACGTGAGCGAGGCCCAGGAGGCCCTGCTCCGTCTCTTCGACGATATGGAGTTCTGGCAGGACGTCTCGGCCAAGTGCATCAGCTGCGGAGCCTGCACGTACCTGTGCCCCACCTGCTACTGCTTCAACATCACGGACGAGAGTTGCGGCAACCAGGGCTTCCGCATCCGCTCCTGGGACAACTGCATGTCCTACCTCTTCACCCTGGAGGGCAGCGGCCACAACCCGCGTCCCACCAAGGCCCATCGTCTGAAAAACCGCGTCGGCCACAAGTTCAGCTACTACCCCGGTCTGCACGAGGGGCTCATCGCCTGCTGCGGTTGCGGCCGGTGCATCAAGAGCTGTCCCGTCAGCGTGGACATCCGCGAGATAGTCCTGCGCGCCATGGAGACCGCCACCGCCGAAACCAAGGCCAGCTAG
- a CDS encoding CoB--CoM heterodisulfide reductase iron-sulfur subunit A family protein gives MKIGVFVCHCGSNIAGTVDTAQVAEAARALPGVAFATDTMYACSEPGQEGIIDAVKENELDGVVVASCTPRMHEATFRRTVERAGLNRYMFEMANIREHVSWIGKDMESNTNKAADLVAMAVAKLRENRLLFPKKFDINKRVMIIGGGVAGIQAALDCAEGGLEVVLVEKTTTIGGKMAKLDKTFPTVDCSSCILGPKMVDVAQHPNITLYAAAEVDDVSGYVGNFKVAIRRKQTYVDWNLCTGCGLCMEKCPSKKTPDPFNEFVGTTTAINIPFPQAIPKKASINAETCIMLRKGKCGKCAEVCPTEAIRFDQKEEIAHEEVGAIVAATGYDLFDHSIYTEYGGGRIRDVITSMQYERMLSASGPTGGHVKRPSNGEEPKSVVFIQCVGSRDKSVNRPYCSGFCCMYTAKQTILTKDHIPDSQSYVFYMDIRSPGKNYDEFTRRAMEEYGARYIRGRVAQVYEKGDKLIVRGADTLTGTSIEVEADLVVLAVGAESTRGASALAEKLRISYDTYGFYMESHPKLKPVETNTAGVFLAGCCQGPKDIPSSVGQGSAAASKVLTLFSKDQLESDPQISQVDIKRCIGCGKCISTCPFGAIKEIDFRGQPKAEVIETVCQGCGICTSTCPQGAIQLQHFTDNQILAEVMSLCPPLLEKSFE, from the coding sequence ATGAAAATCGGAGTCTTCGTCTGCCACTGCGGATCGAACATCGCCGGTACCGTGGATACCGCGCAGGTGGCGGAAGCCGCACGCGCCCTGCCCGGCGTGGCCTTTGCCACGGACACCATGTACGCGTGCTCCGAGCCAGGCCAGGAAGGCATCATCGACGCCGTCAAGGAGAACGAGCTCGACGGCGTGGTCGTGGCCAGCTGCACCCCGCGCATGCACGAGGCGACATTCCGCCGCACAGTGGAACGCGCCGGCCTGAACCGCTACATGTTCGAAATGGCCAACATCCGCGAGCACGTCTCCTGGATCGGCAAGGACATGGAGTCCAACACCAACAAGGCCGCCGATCTGGTGGCCATGGCCGTGGCCAAGCTGCGCGAGAACCGCCTCCTCTTCCCCAAGAAGTTCGACATCAACAAGCGCGTCATGATCATCGGCGGCGGCGTGGCCGGCATCCAGGCCGCCCTGGACTGCGCAGAAGGCGGCCTCGAGGTCGTGCTTGTGGAAAAGACAACGACCATCGGCGGCAAGATGGCCAAGCTGGACAAGACCTTCCCTACAGTGGACTGCTCCAGCTGCATCCTGGGTCCCAAGATGGTGGACGTGGCCCAGCATCCCAACATCACGCTCTACGCAGCCGCCGAGGTGGACGACGTCTCCGGCTACGTGGGCAACTTCAAAGTGGCAATCCGCAGGAAGCAGACCTACGTGGACTGGAACCTCTGCACCGGCTGCGGCCTGTGCATGGAGAAGTGCCCGAGCAAGAAGACGCCCGACCCGTTCAACGAGTTCGTCGGCACCACCACGGCCATCAACATCCCCTTTCCCCAGGCCATTCCCAAAAAAGCCTCCATCAATGCCGAAACCTGCATCATGCTGCGCAAGGGCAAATGCGGCAAATGCGCAGAGGTCTGTCCCACCGAGGCCATCCGCTTCGACCAAAAGGAAGAGATCGCGCACGAGGAGGTGGGAGCCATCGTCGCCGCCACTGGCTACGACCTCTTCGACCACAGCATCTACACCGAGTACGGCGGCGGCCGCATCCGGGACGTCATCACCTCCATGCAGTACGAGCGCATGCTTTCGGCTTCCGGTCCCACCGGCGGCCACGTGAAGCGGCCCTCCAACGGCGAGGAGCCCAAAAGCGTGGTCTTCATCCAGTGCGTGGGCTCGCGCGACAAGTCCGTGAACCGGCCTTACTGCTCCGGCTTCTGCTGCATGTACACAGCCAAACAGACCATCCTCACCAAGGACCACATCCCGGACTCCCAATCCTACGTCTTCTACATGGACATCCGCTCGCCGGGTAAGAACTACGACGAGTTCACCCGCCGGGCCATGGAGGAGTACGGAGCCCGCTACATCCGCGGCCGCGTGGCCCAGGTGTACGAGAAAGGCGACAAGCTCATCGTGCGCGGCGCCGACACCCTGACCGGCACCTCCATCGAGGTGGAGGCCGATCTCGTGGTGCTCGCGGTGGGCGCGGAATCCACCCGCGGCGCGTCCGCTCTCGCGGAGAAGCTGCGCATCTCCTACGACACATACGGCTTCTACATGGAGAGCCACCCCAAACTGAAACCGGTGGAAACCAACACCGCCGGCGTCTTCCTGGCCGGCTGCTGCCAGGGCCCCAAGGACATCCCGTCCTCCGTGGGCCAGGGCAGCGCCGCCGCATCCAAGGTGCTCACCCTGTTCTCCAAGGATCAGCTGGAGAGCGATCCCCAGATATCCCAGGTGGACATCAAGCGCTGCATCGGCTGCGGCAAGTGCATCAGCACCTGTCCCTTCGGCGCCATCAAGGAAATCGATTTCCGCGGACAACCCAAGGCCGAGGTCATCGAGACCGTGTGCCAGGGCTGCGGCATCTGCACCTCCACGTGTCCGCAGGGCGCCATTCAGCTGCAGCACTTCACAGACAACCAGATTCTCGCAGAGGTTATGTCATTATGCCCCCCCTTGCTGGAAAAGAGCTTCGAATAG
- a CDS encoding two-component system sensor histidine kinase NtrB has translation MTTRRKPIVPIKPGELQVHSPPARPAHLEDIIGIEHTKLGFFEQLRQKIEELETKNQETEDRRRETAAILDGISDLMMVLTEDLKIISVNHVFHETFPGIENPEGHYCYDLFRHESTPCPECPAFRSLSTNTVCKETAIFRIDGTNRHYEMIASPLKNPEWPKHRVLIFKRDVTMEKIYQAKYYQAEKMATLGVLATGVAHEVNNPLAAISGYAQGLQRKLAHIQQQADNTTLEDFREYTQTIVNECNRCRDIVHSLLTFGHPICTFSPMCINDIVTETLKLLHHHLKSQRRITLETELAENLPISYGDAPQMMQVLLNLLTNAVDALNNGDCGGRQGEGTITIRTSATPAEDWVRLEVSDTGCGIPMKNKDKLFEPFFTTKPVGKGIGVGLSTCYNIVRGHKGEITVDSQVGKGSKFIVTLPTNPDEING, from the coding sequence ATGACTACCCGACGCAAACCGATCGTTCCCATCAAACCCGGAGAGCTTCAGGTGCACTCGCCGCCGGCGCGCCCGGCTCACCTGGAAGACATCATCGGCATAGAGCACACCAAGCTGGGCTTTTTCGAGCAACTGCGACAGAAGATCGAAGAACTGGAGACCAAGAACCAGGAGACCGAGGACCGCCGTCGCGAGACCGCAGCCATCCTGGACGGCATCAGCGACCTCATGATGGTGCTTACCGAAGACCTCAAAATCATCTCCGTGAACCACGTGTTCCACGAAACTTTTCCGGGCATCGAAAATCCGGAGGGCCACTACTGCTACGACCTTTTCCGCCACGAGAGCACACCCTGCCCGGAGTGTCCGGCCTTCCGCTCCCTCTCCACGAACACCGTGTGCAAGGAAACAGCCATATTCCGCATCGACGGCACCAACCGGCACTACGAAATGATCGCCTCGCCGCTCAAGAATCCGGAGTGGCCCAAGCATCGCGTGCTCATCTTCAAGCGCGACGTCACCATGGAGAAGATCTACCAGGCCAAGTATTACCAGGCGGAGAAAATGGCCACCCTCGGCGTGCTCGCCACCGGCGTGGCGCACGAGGTAAACAACCCGCTGGCCGCAATATCCGGATACGCCCAGGGGCTGCAGCGCAAGCTCGCCCATATCCAGCAGCAGGCGGACAACACCACGCTGGAGGACTTCCGCGAATATACGCAGACCATCGTCAACGAGTGCAACCGCTGCCGCGACATCGTCCACTCGCTGCTCACCTTCGGCCACCCGATCTGCACTTTTTCACCCATGTGCATCAACGACATCGTCACGGAAACCCTCAAGCTCCTGCACCACCACCTAAAGAGTCAGAGGCGGATCACCTTGGAAACCGAGCTTGCGGAAAACCTGCCGATTAGTTACGGCGATGCGCCGCAGATGATGCAGGTGCTGCTCAACCTGCTGACCAACGCGGTGGACGCCCTGAACAACGGCGATTGCGGAGGCCGGCAGGGAGAGGGCACCATCACCATCCGCACATCCGCCACGCCGGCTGAGGACTGGGTGCGGCTGGAGGTCTCGGACACCGGATGCGGCATTCCCATGAAGAACAAGGACAAGCTCTTCGAGCCTTTCTTCACCACCAAGCCCGTGGGCAAGGGCATCGGCGTGGGGCTTTCCACCTGCTACAACATCGTGCGCGGGCATAAAGGCGAAATCACCGTGGATAGCCAGGTCGGAAAAGGTTCGAAGTTCATCGTGACGCTCCCGACCAACCCTGACGAAATCAATGGCTAA
- a CDS encoding 4Fe-4S dicluster domain-containing protein, producing MSLLEELQTAIKKRLPELDVVIGWGKGFDPIHATPLFMKSEKDVDKLEWSPLCVHNTATYLTGLKGKTVGVVVKGCDSRSVVQLLQEKLINRNEVVIFGMPCEGVVDLSKIRNAVGDLGKVRDVQFENGSVTVTAGGQTHTLAFDDVRADKCAVCQYHNAVMVDEFVGTPIEPSAPAEAVYADVAAFEEQTPTERMAFWEEQMSRCIRCYACRNACPMCVCRDHCVAQSRDPNWLSQRHDVREKMMFQLIHAMHLAGRCTECGECQRACPVDIPLVGLKKKINKELKELFDYEAGIDPEATPPLLAFQVEEQNIREREW from the coding sequence GTGTCGCTTCTTGAGGAACTCCAGACCGCCATCAAAAAGCGGCTGCCCGAGCTTGACGTGGTCATCGGCTGGGGCAAGGGATTCGATCCCATCCACGCCACCCCGTTATTCATGAAATCCGAGAAGGACGTGGACAAGCTGGAGTGGAGCCCCCTGTGCGTGCACAACACGGCCACGTACCTCACTGGCCTCAAGGGCAAGACCGTGGGCGTCGTGGTCAAGGGATGCGACAGCCGCTCCGTGGTCCAGCTGCTCCAGGAGAAACTCATCAACCGCAACGAGGTCGTGATTTTCGGCATGCCCTGCGAGGGCGTCGTGGATCTGTCCAAAATTCGGAACGCCGTGGGCGACCTCGGCAAGGTGCGCGACGTGCAGTTCGAGAACGGCTCCGTCACTGTCACCGCTGGCGGCCAGACGCACACCCTCGCCTTCGACGACGTCCGCGCCGACAAGTGCGCGGTCTGTCAGTACCACAACGCCGTCATGGTGGACGAGTTCGTGGGCACGCCCATCGAGCCGAGCGCGCCGGCTGAGGCGGTCTACGCCGACGTCGCCGCTTTCGAGGAACAGACCCCGACCGAGCGCATGGCCTTCTGGGAAGAGCAGATGAGCCGCTGCATCCGCTGCTACGCCTGCCGCAACGCCTGCCCCATGTGCGTGTGCCGCGACCACTGCGTTGCCCAGAGCCGCGACCCCAACTGGCTCTCCCAGCGCCACGACGTGCGCGAAAAGATGATGTTCCAGCTCATCCACGCCATGCACCTTGCAGGCCGCTGCACCGAATGCGGTGAATGCCAGCGAGCCTGCCCCGTGGATATCCCCCTCGTGGGCCTGAAGAAGAAAATCAACAAGGAGCTCAAGGAGCTCTTCGACTACGAGGCGGGCATCGACCCCGAAGCCACGCCGCCGCTGCTCGCCTTCCAGGTGGAGGAGCAGAACATCCGAGAGAGGGAGTGGTAA
- a CDS encoding hydrogenase iron-sulfur subunit, which produces MPPLAGKELRIVGFLCNWCSYGGADTAGVGRFAQPTDLRIIRVPCSGRIDPLFILRTFMNGADGVLVSGCHPRDCHYSEGNFYARRRLEILQRLMPYIGIEPERFAYTWVSASEGQRWQKVVQTFTNEVHAIGPIKPFGATPEQVEARLSKLLDSAGGKATEKQEVERVAS; this is translated from the coding sequence ATGCCCCCCCTTGCTGGAAAAGAGCTTCGAATAGTCGGCTTCCTGTGCAACTGGTGCTCCTACGGCGGCGCCGACACCGCCGGCGTGGGCCGGTTCGCCCAGCCCACGGACCTGCGCATCATCCGGGTTCCATGCTCCGGCCGCATCGACCCGCTGTTCATCCTGCGCACGTTCATGAACGGCGCCGACGGCGTGCTCGTGTCGGGTTGCCACCCGCGCGACTGCCATTATTCCGAAGGCAACTTCTACGCCCGACGCCGGCTGGAAATCCTTCAACGACTCATGCCCTACATAGGCATCGAGCCCGAGCGTTTCGCGTATACCTGGGTCTCGGCCTCTGAAGGCCAACGCTGGCAGAAGGTTGTTCAGACCTTCACCAACGAGGTCCATGCCATCGGCCCAATCAAACCCTTCGGCGCCACGCCGGAGCAGGTGGAAGCGAGATTGTCCAAATTGCTGGACAGCGCAGGCGGGAAGGCCACCGAGAAACAGGAGGTGGAACGTGTCGCTTCTTGA
- a CDS encoding CoB--CoM heterodisulfide reductase iron-sulfur subunit B family protein, producing MSEARTFGYYPGCSGMGTSMEYERSTRAVCEALGIKLVDLEDWSCCGSTPAHTVDHVLSAALSGRNLSIAESMGLDTIITPCPSCLTNLKTATHRMENPAFKQKVDALLDKPANNTVTVKSVLQVIYEDVGPETIRQQVVRPLSGLAVAPYYGCIMNRPPDVMQFDDPENPIAMDEILSALGADVVPFGLKVECCGASHGIAQKDVVTTLSGRLIELAYAENAMAMVAACPLCQMNLDLRQGQINAANKSRYNMPVFYYTQLIGLALGLPEKQLGFDKLAVNPDKVLRAIQEQSHVAQ from the coding sequence ATGAGCGAGGCTCGTACGTTCGGCTACTATCCGGGCTGTTCCGGCATGGGCACTTCCATGGAGTACGAGCGCTCCACCCGGGCTGTCTGCGAGGCTCTGGGCATCAAGCTGGTGGACCTGGAAGACTGGAGCTGCTGCGGCTCCACGCCAGCGCACACCGTGGACCACGTGCTTTCCGCCGCCCTGTCCGGACGCAATCTGTCCATTGCGGAGTCCATGGGCCTGGACACCATCATCACCCCCTGTCCCAGCTGCCTCACCAACCTGAAGACGGCCACCCACCGCATGGAAAACCCGGCCTTCAAGCAAAAGGTGGACGCCCTGCTGGACAAGCCGGCGAACAACACCGTGACGGTCAAGTCCGTGCTCCAGGTGATCTACGAGGACGTTGGTCCGGAAACCATTCGCCAGCAGGTGGTGCGGCCGCTCAGTGGCCTGGCTGTAGCGCCATATTACGGTTGCATCATGAACAGGCCGCCCGACGTCATGCAGTTCGACGACCCGGAGAACCCCATCGCCATGGACGAGATTCTCTCCGCCCTGGGCGCGGATGTCGTGCCCTTCGGTCTCAAGGTGGAGTGCTGCGGCGCCTCTCACGGCATCGCCCAAAAGGACGTGGTCACGACCCTGTCCGGCCGGCTCATCGAACTGGCCTACGCTGAGAACGCCATGGCCATGGTCGCGGCATGCCCCCTGTGCCAGATGAACCTCGACCTGCGCCAGGGGCAGATCAACGCCGCCAACAAATCCCGCTACAACATGCCGGTCTTTTACTACACCCAGCTCATCGGCCTCGCCCTCGGTTTGCCGGAGAAGCAGCTGGGATTCGATAAACTGGCCGTGAACCCGGACAAAGTTCTGCGTGCCATCCAGGAGCAGTCGCATGTCGCCCAGTAG
- a CDS encoding sigma-54-dependent transcriptional regulator codes for MANKYSVLVVDDEQPILRLLEKEFSTEDREIETASTAREAREKLARKMFDVIALDIRLPDADGLELFEEFKGRIPDVEIVLITGHGDIDSAVVAMRMGAYDYIPKPFALDRLELVMDRAFQRVCLQRENRGLRLSQGEDNLFGRLIGKSKAIKQILYLVEKVAPTDVPVLLTGESGVGKDVVARAIHDRSNRATEPLIIKNCATLQRELMRSELFGHAKGSFTGATESQEGLIAYANKGSLFLDEIGDLPLEVQASLLRVLEAKKYRRIGGKEERQADIRFLFATNRNLAAAVEDGEFNEALFHRINVFKIEIPPLRERKEDIPLLVEHFLGRLSPRADSAAISEKAMGCLLSYNWPGNVRELRNVLERSLILAENGLVTESSLPKELVDRQHTENSTDQSFGANTLESMEKEHILHMLSLYGGNRQKTAQALGIGRKTLYRKLEKYGL; via the coding sequence ATGGCTAACAAGTACAGCGTTCTCGTCGTGGACGACGAACAACCCATCCTTCGGCTTCTCGAAAAGGAATTCTCCACGGAGGACCGTGAAATCGAGACAGCTTCCACGGCCAGGGAAGCCCGCGAAAAACTCGCCCGGAAGATGTTCGACGTCATCGCTCTGGACATCCGCCTGCCGGACGCCGACGGGCTGGAACTGTTCGAGGAGTTCAAGGGCCGCATCCCGGATGTGGAGATTGTGCTCATCACCGGCCACGGCGACATCGACAGCGCCGTGGTGGCCATGCGCATGGGCGCGTACGACTATATCCCCAAGCCCTTCGCACTGGACCGGTTGGAACTCGTCATGGACCGCGCCTTCCAGCGCGTCTGCCTGCAACGCGAAAACCGCGGCCTGCGTCTCTCCCAAGGCGAAGACAACCTCTTCGGGCGACTCATCGGCAAGTCCAAGGCTATCAAGCAGATTCTCTATCTCGTGGAGAAGGTCGCGCCCACGGACGTCCCCGTGCTGCTCACCGGCGAGTCCGGCGTGGGCAAGGACGTGGTCGCGCGGGCCATCCACGACCGCAGCAACCGCGCGACGGAGCCGCTCATTATCAAGAACTGCGCGACTCTCCAGCGCGAACTCATGCGCAGCGAACTCTTCGGCCATGCCAAGGGCTCCTTCACCGGCGCCACGGAAAGCCAGGAGGGCCTCATAGCCTACGCCAACAAGGGCTCTCTCTTCCTGGACGAGATAGGCGATCTGCCCCTGGAAGTGCAGGCTTCCCTCCTGCGCGTGCTGGAAGCCAAGAAATACCGGCGCATAGGCGGGAAAGAGGAACGCCAGGCTGACATCCGCTTCCTCTTCGCCACCAACCGTAACCTCGCGGCTGCTGTGGAGGACGGCGAGTTCAACGAGGCGCTGTTCCATCGCATCAACGTCTTCAAAATCGAGATTCCGCCTCTGCGCGAGCGCAAGGAAGACATCCCGTTGCTCGTGGAACATTTCCTGGGTCGGCTCTCCCCCCGGGCCGATTCCGCGGCAATCTCGGAAAAGGCAATGGGCTGCCTGCTTTCCTACAACTGGCCCGGTAACGTGCGTGAGTTGCGCAACGTGCTGGAGCGCAGCCTCATCCTCGCAGAGAACGGCCTTGTGACGGAAAGCTCATTACCCAAGGAGCTCGTGGACCGTCAGCATACAGAAAACTCGACGGATCAGAGTTTTGGCGCCAACACACTGGAATCCATGGAAAAAGAGCACATCCTGCACATGCTGTCCTTATACGGCGGCAACCGCCAGAAGACGGCGCAGGCCCTGGGTATCGGAAGAAAAACTTTGTACCGTAAGCTTGAAAAATACGGATTGTGA
- a CDS encoding iron-containing alcohol dehydrogenase gives MSVREQVYGFFIPNVTLIGIGAAKEIPGKIKDLGGKKPLIVTDKGIVGAGILKQITDLMDDAGMQYAVYDETIPNPTDENVHKGVDIYKENKCDSLITLGGGSSHDCGKGIGLVVSNGGKIHDYEGIDKSTKPLPPYVAVNTTAGTASEMTRFCIITDLSRKVKMAIVDWRVTPNIALDDPLLMVGMPPALTAATGMDALTHAVEAYVSTIATPMTDACAEKAIELVFKHLRAAVANGQDIEAREGMCFAQYLAGMAFNNASLGHVHAMAHQLGGFYDLPHGECNAILLPHVEKFNLIAKVDRFAKMAEIMGANIAGMSKRDAAEVALDEIKRLSTDIGIPAGLVELGKRYGKQVKFEDIAIMTANAQKDACGFTNPRCPKDEDVAAIYEAAM, from the coding sequence ATGAGTGTTCGTGAACAAGTGTATGGTTTCTTCATCCCGAACGTCACGCTCATCGGAATTGGCGCGGCCAAAGAAATTCCTGGTAAAATCAAAGACCTCGGCGGCAAGAAACCCCTGATCGTCACTGACAAAGGCATTGTCGGCGCCGGCATCCTCAAGCAGATCACCGATCTGATGGACGACGCCGGCATGCAGTACGCCGTGTATGACGAAACCATCCCCAACCCCACCGATGAGAACGTCCACAAGGGCGTTGACATCTACAAAGAGAACAAGTGCGACAGCCTCATCACCCTGGGCGGCGGTTCTTCTCACGACTGCGGCAAGGGCATCGGCCTCGTCGTTTCCAACGGCGGCAAGATTCATGACTACGAAGGCATCGACAAGTCCACCAAGCCGCTGCCGCCCTACGTGGCCGTGAACACCACCGCCGGCACCGCCTCCGAAATGACCCGCTTCTGCATCATCACCGATCTTTCCCGCAAGGTGAAGATGGCCATCGTGGACTGGCGCGTGACCCCGAACATCGCTTTGGACGACCCGCTGCTGATGGTCGGCATGCCTCCCGCGCTCACCGCCGCCACCGGCATGGACGCTCTGACCCACGCTGTGGAAGCATACGTCTCCACCATCGCCACCCCCATGACCGACGCCTGCGCCGAGAAGGCCATTGAACTCGTGTTCAAGCACCTGCGCGCCGCCGTGGCCAACGGTCAGGACATCGAAGCCCGCGAAGGCATGTGCTTCGCCCAGTATCTGGCCGGCATGGCTTTCAACAACGCCTCCCTGGGCCACGTGCACGCCATGGCGCACCAGTTGGGCGGCTTCTACGATCTGCCTCACGGCGAGTGCAACGCCATTCTCCTGCCCCACGTGGAGAAGTTCAATCTCATCGCCAAGGTGGACCGCTTCGCCAAGATGGCCGAGATCATGGGCGCCAACATTGCCGGCATGTCCAAGCGCGACGCCGCCGAAGTGGCTCTCGACGAGATCAAGCGTCTCTCCACCGACATCGGTATCCCGGCCGGCCTGGTCGAGCTGGGCAAGCGTTACGGCAAGCAGGTCAAGTTCGAGGATATCGCGATCATGACCGCCAACGCGCAGAAAGACGCCTGCGGATTCACCAACCCTCGCTGCCCCAAAGACGAGGACGTGGCCGCCATTTACGAAGCCGCCATGTAA